The genome window CCCCCATCTCAGCAGTAATATGCTTCATCCCCTTGTGAGCAGGGGAATCAGAAATCTCACCATCCTCCACATCATCAACCCATCGACCAGACCTAACGCTGTGCACTTCCGCACAACCCTCATGCTCCGACTTCTTACGCCCTCCATACTGTCCCAACACTCCATCCTCAACACAACCGCCTGAGACAACATCCACAACAGACTTAGCCGGTGGCCCTGATTCACGAAAACCTGTAGAAACACGAAAACTACTTGTGGAAAGAAAGGTGTTAGTCAACAAATTGCGTGAAGAAATCCCAGTATTACTAGACAATTTACACACATTAGTATCTCTGTCCCACACAGTGGGTGAGTACTTCCTCTTCCTGTTCTCCATCCTCAAGCCCGACAACTCAGCCGCACGTCCTGAATTACGTGGCGCCATCCCCTAAATAATATCGAAAGTAAATAGCAATACCCAAATTAAACTCCAAACAATCGAAAATACGATGTAATACAAAAGAGGGGTAATCTAGGGTTTGTAATTAACaagaaaaaattacaaattgatGAGTACGTATGCAAATCCTAGatgataaacatatatataaagaaaagaggATTGAAACAGTAAAAACCTGGATAAGAAGAGTCTGAAAGCAGTACTTATGTTGTTCAATTGACGATCTCAGATGTTTGTAtattagagacggagggagggagggagggagagaaagAGGGGGAGActggagagggagagagagatattGAGGGAGATTGAGGGGGAGAGGTAGAGAGAGAAATCGATGGAGATTGGGGGGGAGAGAGATATCGAGGGAGATTGAGAGAGAGCGCGACGGGGGAGAGATTACGAGGGTTTTGAAAAAGGGTTGGGGGAGGTGTTTGGTTTTATAGGCTGTTGAAATAGGGGGTTTCCTTTTTGTGCCTAGGGTTGGAAACCGCCTGGCGCAAGTAGATTCAAATGGGCCGGGTTTAATTACCCCAACTGCGTAAcattaaaatcaaattcaaaatacttggcttttttaatcaaatttaaatcaaaattatataagaaatCAAATAGCTATCaagtttttgaaaatataagccTCAAATCTACAATTTCACGTTTCAATCGAACCGGATTAacttaaaagcaaaaaaaaaaaagtgatgtaaatatatttctatgggtcatgttccagagagaaccattagaaaGAGAACCacagaacccttaccttataagtcaggggttctgcagcagaacttaagtatgagttaggattctgcagcagaacttcacatgcaaaaaatgtcaatatctatgtattagattatagaattatttttgaacacacacaacgatgaaaaaatatgaaaaaaacatgtatttagatttagatcctaaaaatctatttaaaatttaaggttccgcagcagaaccttagtggttctatggttctattttaaggactggttctctcttgagcgcgacccataTTGCTATTATTTGAACAAGCaagattattaaataaaatatattgattgtttatcaattgtcatgtttgatctaaaatattttcccaCCTTCCCCGAGTCCGAATCGAAGGTTCAAATGATACTAAACAAATTCCTACATACATGTATTTGGATATCATATTTGATCTAAATATCATTTCCCTCATCCTCCCGGATCTAAGGTTCAGATGATACgaaattgtgtatatatatatgatatcaaATAAAATCTTATAATGATATAACACAAAATCAACCAACTCGTAACAAGAAAGAGTTGATAGCGAACCTTGATGTACAGACATTCCTTTCCAACACATGAAAGGGCAAAGAAACTAAATACTTGAACAGAAAACTAGTTAAAGATTTTTAAGCTGCAGCTCAACAGTCAACataagaaattattttaaagacCTGACTCCTGAGtaccaaaaatatcaaaaaaacctAACATGGGCTAGTTTTGATCCCATTCTCATATAACAAACATTCAGTCTAATTACATTTGCACCTATACAGTAAGTTAATAAACAGCAACATCTTCTAATGCTGCTTCAAGTACGGGTGAACTAGTTATAACTTCGCATACTGGTGAACTActggttgtggttgtggttgtggttgtggttgtggttgtggttgtggttagTTCTGTATCTGACCTTTGGGGTTCGGGTACTTGTAACTGCGTATAGTGAATTTCAATTTGTAAGCGGTGATGAAGGGGAGTTGATGCCATCAAACCTTTCTTAATATCTGTCTGCAGTTCCCTAATGGGAATTGCAGCCAAGAAGCTTTTAATGTACTCCTTGCAAGACTCCTTTCCCTGGCAAACAACCGCCTCTTTCTCACTTTTCACTGATACCTCAGGCTCAGCTACTGCCCCATCTACAGAATTCTCTTTGAGATTCACCTGTTGAGCTTGCTTATTGTTATCTACTTCTGCAACAACTATCTGCTTATCACCAGTAGGCTTTTCTTCTGATGTTTGTGTAGCATCAGCAGGCAGCCTGAGGATAGCCGTGTTCCtgtcaaattttaaaatgtaagcGTGCTCGCATCCTTCATAGAGTCTTTCCCCTAATGTGTCGATGATGTAGTAAGCTTCCGGTTCAACCTTGAGGACGAAGAAATGGTCATTCCAACTAACAATATAGATTTGCGATTCACCATCACCTGAACACTCTGAACCTGCACGGCTAATCTCATCCCACATGCTGTCAAAGGACATGGCACCATGTAGGAaatcaaatttgccttcttccatTTCATCAGGATGAAAAAAGCCAATGAAGGACTTTTCAGGAGCTACAGTGAGAGAAATCTTATTGGCTTGGAGGACAGTTTCCAGGTCAAAGTGTTTATCAGGAAATTTTTCCCTGTATGACTCACTCTCACAAAGGTTCCTCCACTCTAGCGAACCTTCTCTGATCAAAGTATCAAACTGCGACTTGATGGGCATCAGATTCTGGTTATTCTGGAACCAATTAGCTATTACAGCAACGAGAGATGTACATGCACTCTCCCCTGCTGCTCGCTCACTTCTCTGATCAATGGAAGCAAAAAATACCTGAGTTTGAAGCTTCATGTATCCATCACGGCTGGTTATTTCCTTTTGTTCCCAACTACCAATAACAAAATTGTCTTCaccaaactctgatactgacgATCCATGAGCACTTGAGTCCTCATCGGTCTTGCTCTGGCACAAATAATAACTCCAATAATTAGACTCCTAATGCTTAAACATTATAgcataaagaaagaaaaatgccAAATCCCgctataaaacaaataaaatcctTTTCAAATCATAATCTGATCAACATTATTGcaagttaataattataaacattGGTATTGGTTTCTGGACCCATTTGGGTTATATTCTTTAGATAAGATTAGATTGCAAAACTTGGAGGCCATAAACGGATGTTAAAACAAATTGGCTACGCTGTAAATCCTCTAAACTAAGGTGATAAAAGGACCAAATTAAGTCGAGGCTCAGTGAGTGCTCAGGTTCGGACTCTTATGTGAGTTTAGTAGGCTAATGTCATGACATCATACAGATAAGCAAAACAGGCCTGGCAAACAAAATATGATTCCTCAATGCAGCCATGTTAATTAACAGAAAAACCCTCCTAAAGCATTTCAATTTATTCAAGGTTATTAACACAAATGATATTTCAGGGGAAAAAAGAAGTATAAAATCCTCACCCAAAGAGAGAAAGATTCATCAGAACTGATTTGCCTTCGATCAAAATCAATGTCATCTCCCCCTTCTTCACCATAATCCTTCTTCAGCAGTGGTTCGCCTTTGTCTTTAGGAGATCTAAAACCAAGCTTTCTCTTCCTCCAAGGAAGTATGCTGCGCTTGGAATTGTTGTGCACAACAGTCCCAGAGGCAGATGCAACAAAATCCCTAATGTATGAGTAAGCCAAATCTGATTTGCGGTTGCTGTAATAAACCCATCCCTCATCCTCGTAATTGCTCCTGATGCTTGAGTTAATAGTTTGTCCTGCATAATTTACATAAGCCAATGTGCCATAATTAAACGAATTCCTAACAATAGAATCCTCCATCTCATCTGATTCTCCTTCCTCAAATTCTTCAAGTGAGTCTGAATCAAAGGGGTATGTATAATCACCCTCCTCACTCCTGGCAGAGCTTTTGCCTTCACTTCCATCTTCCTCATGGCAGGCTTTCTTAGTTTTTCTCGTTGATACAAACTCAGTAAAGATCCTTACCTTTCTGAGACCAGCTTTAAGTGCAGAAACCTCATCTTTTTCTGATAAAGTCTCCCGAGACCGCTGTGGAGAAGGACTTCGTACTATAGGCTCCCGCACATACTCAGCTGGTTCTTGTTGAGCAGCTCTTAGTTCAAATATGCCAAGTGAAATCTGCACAATAACTTTTCTGTCAAGATTCAGAATTACTCATTGCTAAAAGAATATCAAATGGAAAATCAATCACGAGACTCAAAATTAAGATCCGTaagagaacaaaatattaaGTTGCATTCGAAAAGATGCTTACAAAGAGTGAAGGACGAGGTTCAGTTGCATTTCCTGAGACTGTCAAAGGGATACTTATTTCTAATTCTTTCCCTTCAGCTTTAGATGCAAATTCAGCAAGATTTAAAGATGCTGTTCCAACAGTACGAACCTTGTTCTTTGGTAGGTTAAGACCCTggattaaagttaaaaagagtcgGTAGTAGTTAATATGGATAATAGAGAAAAAAGtcatatgattatatataatgacTATATTGCTAACACttcataattaaaaatggcATAATGAAGGTGACGACAAAATATCTAAAGCAAGCAACTAATAAAAGATTGTTGTAATTATAGATGGCTATCGTTACGTAAGAAAGtgcaaaaaatacaaataaacgATTAGGTGATCAGCAAATCATTCGTAAACACTTGAGACCGGACAAATTGCCTAATCTACCGATTCATGAATATTCCAACAAAGAATCAGATACAATGCCAAAGTATCTCAGGTCAGATTCCCACAGAACCACATACACAAGATTCAATGTGCAGCCTTACACAACCTCATACCACCATACATCAAAACACCAAACTTATCACGTGCTCAATGAGGGGGGACAATCCGATGTCCGATGTAATAAGACAATAAACATTCTAGAATCTGGCATCCGTCATAATAGGAAGAGACTCAACAATcccatattaaaaaaacaatcacACATCAGTCATAATAGGATCCCTTCAGCATACAGAAAACAATGTGATGCCTATCATTACACGAGAACAATCATGCAGTTGTTCCTACTACTCTAACAATCTAACTAGTAAATGAACGCGTAGATAACTGAATCCTTCTAGCATAACAAAGAAACCGTAATAGTTTATcgatcaaaatgatgatgaaacacataattcaaaaatacaaaCCACAAACACTGGCCAAGAAAATCCTCGCAAGTTTTGtcgattatatatctaataaaatAACACAACAAACATTCCTTTCTAATGTACCCCAACAACAAATACATCAATTCTCCGCCTAACAACCATTGATCTCAAAATAATCCAAGTTATCGAAAACAAATAAAACTAcataacatacatatatatactaacacaggcaatattaaaaaaaaattaatgaataaAATTCAAAAGAGCTCACATTAAGAAGAGTAAAAGAGATGTCCCAAGGATGAAACATATTATCCTTATAACCAGACAAAGTGCACACACTGAAAAACTCCTCATCCCACTGTACGACACCGTTTTGAAGGGAACCCTCTTTAGTGACGTTTTTCTTGACCGTCCGGCGAAAAGAAGTCAGCCCAATTTTAAGTCCTTTCCATCTGATCTCAACAACCATcttctcattctctttattCTCATCTGGGTTCGCCGGATCATCGCCGGCGGAGCGCCACCCGTCTAACCTCTTGACCACCAGTTTCACCTCCAGTTTCTTGGACAGAAGCGGCGGCCATGGCCGCCACTTGATCATGTTCACCACCATAATTTATTTGAGAAatattgtgtgtttgtgttgtgtGGGAGAAAAATGAGCTGAGGGTAATTTACACAAGAGTAGGTAACTGAGTAAGCGTTATTTTTGGTTTCCTGGTGGTTGTTtatgtggagagagagagagattgtgtATGTGttggggagggagagagagagagagagagagagagagagagagagagagattgtgtATACgttggagagagagaggggaagtGAAGCTGCGATGTGGATAGGGACTAGTTGACTAGTGACTAGGACGAATGTTGCGAAACTCAAGTGTGAAACTATTAAAAACGATAAACATGTGGTCAAGTACTAAGTTCAAGACTTCAAGACCGAGATTGACTTGTGTTTTCAGTTAATCTGTTGCTTTTGTCTCATAACTCTGGATTACTGTTTACCCCGTTTTGAAATACAACTTAGACCTTTTCGGCACACGCTTCTAAGTTTTTTGACCGCTGGGTTAAAATTGttgtttctaaaattttctttttttaaattatagtattaatcataaatttttattaaaaaaaattaaaaataataattttaactatgcggTTAAAGGTTTTAAAATTGTGTGCCAAAAAagcaaacgacttatatttcaaaacagagggagtattaagtACACCATCACTACCTCAATGTGATTTAGTTATAATAGTTTGACTGAACTGAACATGTAAAATATTtaggtaaaatttgttgaatttgtatATTATGCTTCAGTGATGTTTATTATTATGTTGACCGtctatcatttaaaaataatatattattaatattttagattgtaaaaaatcaatatataactTCAATTTGATagtaaataatatgtaattttattaaaGATTTCTTTCTAATGGAATTTGGGCTATAATCGTCGGCTAAATTGAACCTGCAAAATATTACGTAAAGTTTGATGAACATGTAAGACACCGTGCTTCAATGATATCGcgtatattggttggctataattttattgtttttttgacaaatggtcgattataatttaaaaa of Daucus carota subsp. sativus chromosome 3, DH1 v3.0, whole genome shotgun sequence contains these proteins:
- the LOC108210655 gene encoding uncharacterized protein LOC108210655; the encoded protein is MVVNMIKWRPWPPLLSKKLEVKLVVKRLDGWRSAGDDPANPDENKENEKMVVEIRWKGLKIGLTSFRRTVKKNVTKEGSLQNGVVQWDEEFFSVCTLSGYKDNMFHPWDISFTLLNGLNLPKNKVRTVGTASLNLAEFASKAEGKELEISIPLTVSGNATEPRPSLFISLGIFELRAAQQEPAEYVREPIVRSPSPQRSRETLSEKDEVSALKAGLRKVRIFTEFVSTRKTKKACHEEDGSEGKSSARSEEGDYTYPFDSDSLEEFEEGESDEMEDSIVRNSFNYGTLAYVNYAGQTINSSIRSNYEDEGWVYYSNRKSDLAYSYIRDFVASASGTVVHNNSKRSILPWRKRKLGFRSPKDKGEPLLKKDYGEEGGDDIDFDRRQISSDESFSLWSKTDEDSSAHGSSVSEFGEDNFVIGSWEQKEITSRDGYMKLQTQVFFASIDQRSERAAGESACTSLVAVIANWFQNNQNLMPIKSQFDTLIREGSLEWRNLCESESYREKFPDKHFDLETVLQANKISLTVAPEKSFIGFFHPDEMEEGKFDFLHGAMSFDSMWDEISRAGSECSGDGESQIYIVSWNDHFFVLKVEPEAYYIIDTLGERLYEGCEHAYILKFDRNTAILRLPADATQTSEEKPTGDKQIVVAEVDNNKQAQQVNLKENSVDGAVAEPEVSVKSEKEAVVCQGKESCKEYIKSFLAAIPIRELQTDIKKGLMASTPLHHRLQIEIHYTQLQVPEPQRSDTELTTTTTTTTTTTTTTTSSSPVCEVITSSPVLEAALEDVAVY